A single window of Oncorhynchus keta strain PuntledgeMale-10-30-2019 chromosome 34, Oket_V2, whole genome shotgun sequence DNA harbors:
- the cdc16 gene encoding cell division cycle protein 16 homolog isoform X5, whose product MNLDRLRKRVRHYIDQQQYQSALFWADKIASLSHEDPQDIYWLAQCLYLTSQYHRASHALRSRKLDKLYGACQYLAARCHYAAKEFQQALDILDMEEPTSKKLLDRSVKEENRIQESDWEMTPASINSSICLLRGKIYDAMDNRPLATSSYKEALKLDVYCFEAFDLLTSHHMLTAQEEKDFLDLLPLSQQCTEEEDKLLHFLFENKLKKYNKPSDMVVPEMVNGLQDNLDVVVSLAERHYYNCDFKMCYKLTSMVMVKDPFHANCLPVHIGTLVELSKANELFYLSHRLVDLYPNNPVSWFAVGCYYLMVGHKNEHARRYLSKATTLERTYGPAWIAYGHSFAVESEHDQAMAAYFTAAQLMKGCHLPMLYIGLEYGLTNNSKLAERFFSQALSIAPEDPFVMHEVAVVAFQNGDWKTAEKLFLDAMDKIKAIGNEVTVDKWEPLLNNLGHVCRKLKKYVQALEYHRQALVLIPQHASTYSAIGYVHSLMGDFESAIDYFHTALGLKRDDTFSVTMLGHCIEMYIGDTDAYIGTDIKDKVRGTLSTPGLMTMLNTSTEPSNARTTVLLEESGIMALETPQSNQDKASLDTPLRSSLPLECNMYESDMMLETSMSDTSA is encoded by the exons ATGAATCTCGACAGACTTCGAAAACGTGTACGACACTACATTGATCAG CAACAGTATCAAAGTGCTCTATTTTGGGCAGATAAGATTGCATCCCTGTCACATG AAGACCCCCAGGATATCTACTGGCTAGCACAGTGCCTTTACCTCACCTCTCAGTACCATAGAGCCTCCCATGCCCTCCGCTCACGTAAACTAGATAAG TTGTATGGCGCTTGTCAATATCTTGCTGCTAGGTGCCAC TATGCTGCCAAAGAGTTCCAGCAGGCTTTAGACATCCTGGACATGGAGGAGCCAACCAGCAAGAAGCTGCTGGACCGGAGTGTCAAAGAGGAGAACAGGATACAAGAGTCAGACTGGGAGATGACCCCTGCCTCT ATCAACAGTTCCATCTGCCTGTTGCGGGGGAAGATCTATGATGCCATGGACAACCGGCCTCTGGCCACGTCCAGCTACAAAGAGGCCTTGAAACTGGATGTGTACTGTTTTGAAGCCTTCGACCTTCTAACGTCCCACCACATGCTGACCGCTCAGGAAG AAAAGGACTTCCTGGACTTGCTTCCTTTGAGCCAACAGTGCACAGAGGAAGAAGACAAATTACTTCACTTCCTGTTTGAGAATAAATTGAAGAAG TATAACAAACCCAGTGATATGGTGGTCCCAGAGATGGTCAATGGTCTCCAGGACAATTTGGACGTGGTGGTCTCCCTTGCTGAGAGGCATTATTACAACTGTGACTTCAAAATGTGCTACAAACTCACTTCCAT GGTGATGGTGAAAGACCCATTCCATGCCAACTGTTTACCTGTtcatataggaacactggtggaACTCAGCAAAGCAAATG AACTGTTTTACCTTTCGCACAGGCTTGTGGACTTGTATCCCAACAACCCA GTCTCTTGGTTTGCTGTGGGATGCTACTATCTAATGGTTGGTCACAAAAATGAACACGCGCGTAGATATCTCAG CAAGGCGACCACTCTGGAGCGGACGTACGGTCCGGCATGGATCGCCTACGGTCACTCGTTTGCAGTGGAGAGTGAACACGACCAGGCCATGGCTGCCTACTTCACTGCTGCTCAACTGATGAAGGG ATGTCATCTCCCCATGTTGTACATAGGGCTGGAGTACGGTCTTACAAACAACTCTAAACTGGCCGAGCGCTTCTTCAGCCAGGCCCTGAGCATAGCACCAGAAGACCCCTTTGTCATGCATGAGGTGGCCGTTGTGGCCTTTCAGAATGGaga CTGGAAAACAGCTGAGAAGTTGTTCCTGGACGCAATGGACAAGATCAAAGCCATTGGGAATGAG GTAACAGTGGACAAGTGGGAGCCACTCCTGAACAACCTGGGTCACGTATGTCGAAAACTGAA GAAGTATGTCCAGGCGTTGGAGTACCACCGTCAGGCCCTGGTTCTCATCCCCCAGCACGCGTCAACCTACTCCGCCATCGGATATGTGCACAGCCTCATGGGAGACTTCGAGAGCGCCATCGACTACTTCCACacg GCACTCGGTCTTAAGCGAGATGACACGTTTTCTGTGACAATGCTCGGCCACTGCATTGAGATGTACATTGGCGATACGGATGCCTACATAG GAACGGACATAAAAGACAAAGTCCGTGGGACGCTGAGCACCCCGGGGTTGATGACGATGCTGAACACGTCGACGGAACCCAGTAACGCTCGAACCACGGTTCTTCTGGAGGAGAGCGGCATCATGGCCCTGGAGACGCCGCAGTCCAATCAGGACAAGGCCTCGTTGGACACGCCCCTGCGGAGCTCGCTGCCCCTGGAATGCAACATGTACGAGAGTGACATGATGCTCGAGACCTCGATGTCCGACACCAGCGCGTGA
- the cdc16 gene encoding cell division cycle protein 16 homolog isoform X2, with the protein MEEPTSKKLLDRSVKEENRIQESDWEMTPASINSSICLLRGKIYDAMDNRPLATSSYKEALKLDVYCFEAFDLLTSHHMLTAQEEKDFLDLLPLSQQCTEEEDKLLHFLFENKLKKYNKPSDMVVPEMVNGLQDNLDVVVSLAERHYYNCDFKMCYKLTSMVMVKDPFHANCLPVHIGTLVELSKANELFYLSHRLVDLYPNNPVSWFAVGCYYLMVGHKNEHARRYLSKATTLERTYGPAWIAYGHSFAVESEHDQAMAAYFTAAQLMKGCHLPMLYIGLEYGLTNNSKLAERFFSQALSIAPEDPFVMHEVAVVAFQNGDWKTAEKLFLDAMDKIKAIGNEVTVDKWEPLLNNLGHVCRKLKKYVQALEYHRQALVLIPQHASTYSAIGYVHSLMGDFESAIDYFHTALGLKRDDTFSVTMLGHCIEMYIGDTDAYIGTDIKDKVRGTLSTPGLMTMLNTSTEPSNARTTVLLEESGIMALETPQSNQDKASLDTPLRSSLPLECNMYESDMMLETSMSDTSA; encoded by the exons ATGGAGGAGCCAACCAGCAAGAAGCTGCTGGACCGGAGTGTCAAAGAGGAGAACAGGATACAAGAGTCAGACTGGGAGATGACCCCTGCCTCT ATCAACAGTTCCATCTGCCTGTTGCGGGGGAAGATCTATGATGCCATGGACAACCGGCCTCTGGCCACGTCCAGCTACAAAGAGGCCTTGAAACTGGATGTGTACTGTTTTGAAGCCTTCGACCTTCTAACGTCCCACCACATGCTGACCGCTCAGGAAG AAAAGGACTTCCTGGACTTGCTTCCTTTGAGCCAACAGTGCACAGAGGAAGAAGACAAATTACTTCACTTCCTGTTTGAGAATAAATTGAAGAAG TATAACAAACCCAGTGATATGGTGGTCCCAGAGATGGTCAATGGTCTCCAGGACAATTTGGACGTGGTGGTCTCCCTTGCTGAGAGGCATTATTACAACTGTGACTTCAAAATGTGCTACAAACTCACTTCCAT GGTGATGGTGAAAGACCCATTCCATGCCAACTGTTTACCTGTtcatataggaacactggtggaACTCAGCAAAGCAAATG AACTGTTTTACCTTTCGCACAGGCTTGTGGACTTGTATCCCAACAACCCA GTCTCTTGGTTTGCTGTGGGATGCTACTATCTAATGGTTGGTCACAAAAATGAACACGCGCGTAGATATCTCAG CAAGGCGACCACTCTGGAGCGGACGTACGGTCCGGCATGGATCGCCTACGGTCACTCGTTTGCAGTGGAGAGTGAACACGACCAGGCCATGGCTGCCTACTTCACTGCTGCTCAACTGATGAAGGG ATGTCATCTCCCCATGTTGTACATAGGGCTGGAGTACGGTCTTACAAACAACTCTAAACTGGCCGAGCGCTTCTTCAGCCAGGCCCTGAGCATAGCACCAGAAGACCCCTTTGTCATGCATGAGGTGGCCGTTGTGGCCTTTCAGAATGGaga CTGGAAAACAGCTGAGAAGTTGTTCCTGGACGCAATGGACAAGATCAAAGCCATTGGGAATGAG GTAACAGTGGACAAGTGGGAGCCACTCCTGAACAACCTGGGTCACGTATGTCGAAAACTGAA GAAGTATGTCCAGGCGTTGGAGTACCACCGTCAGGCCCTGGTTCTCATCCCCCAGCACGCGTCAACCTACTCCGCCATCGGATATGTGCACAGCCTCATGGGAGACTTCGAGAGCGCCATCGACTACTTCCACacg GCACTCGGTCTTAAGCGAGATGACACGTTTTCTGTGACAATGCTCGGCCACTGCATTGAGATGTACATTGGCGATACGGATGCCTACATAG GAACGGACATAAAAGACAAAGTCCGTGGGACGCTGAGCACCCCGGGGTTGATGACGATGCTGAACACGTCGACGGAACCCAGTAACGCTCGAACCACGGTTCTTCTGGAGGAGAGCGGCATCATGGCCCTGGAGACGCCGCAGTCCAATCAGGACAAGGCCTCGTTGGACACGCCCCTGCGGAGCTCGCTGCCCCTGGAATGCAACATGTACGAGAGTGACATGATGCTCGAGACCTCGATGTCCGACACCAGCGCGTGA
- the cdc16 gene encoding cell division cycle protein 16 homolog isoform X6 — MQQYQSALFWADKIASLSHEDPQDIYWLAQCLYLTSQYHRASHALRSRKLDKLYGACQYLAARCHYAAKEFQQALDILDMEEPTSKKLLDRSVKEENRIQESDWEMTPASINSSICLLRGKIYDAMDNRPLATSSYKEALKLDVYCFEAFDLLTSHHMLTAQEEKDFLDLLPLSQQCTEEEDKLLHFLFENKLKKYNKPSDMVVPEMVNGLQDNLDVVVSLAERHYYNCDFKMCYKLTSMVMVKDPFHANCLPVHIGTLVELSKANELFYLSHRLVDLYPNNPVSWFAVGCYYLMVGHKNEHARRYLSKATTLERTYGPAWIAYGHSFAVESEHDQAMAAYFTAAQLMKGCHLPMLYIGLEYGLTNNSKLAERFFSQALSIAPEDPFVMHEVAVVAFQNGDWKTAEKLFLDAMDKIKAIGNEVTVDKWEPLLNNLGHVCRKLKKYVQALEYHRQALVLIPQHASTYSAIGYVHSLMGDFESAIDYFHTALGLKRDDTFSVTMLGHCIEMYIGDTDAYIGKTSYIGTDIKDKVRGTLSTPGLMTMLNTSTEPSNARTTVLLEESGIMALETPQSNQDKASLDTPLRSSLPLECNMYESDMMLETSMSDTSA; from the exons ATG CAACAGTATCAAAGTGCTCTATTTTGGGCAGATAAGATTGCATCCCTGTCACATG AAGACCCCCAGGATATCTACTGGCTAGCACAGTGCCTTTACCTCACCTCTCAGTACCATAGAGCCTCCCATGCCCTCCGCTCACGTAAACTAGATAAG TTGTATGGCGCTTGTCAATATCTTGCTGCTAGGTGCCAC TATGCTGCCAAAGAGTTCCAGCAGGCTTTAGACATCCTGGACATGGAGGAGCCAACCAGCAAGAAGCTGCTGGACCGGAGTGTCAAAGAGGAGAACAGGATACAAGAGTCAGACTGGGAGATGACCCCTGCCTCT ATCAACAGTTCCATCTGCCTGTTGCGGGGGAAGATCTATGATGCCATGGACAACCGGCCTCTGGCCACGTCCAGCTACAAAGAGGCCTTGAAACTGGATGTGTACTGTTTTGAAGCCTTCGACCTTCTAACGTCCCACCACATGCTGACCGCTCAGGAAG AAAAGGACTTCCTGGACTTGCTTCCTTTGAGCCAACAGTGCACAGAGGAAGAAGACAAATTACTTCACTTCCTGTTTGAGAATAAATTGAAGAAG TATAACAAACCCAGTGATATGGTGGTCCCAGAGATGGTCAATGGTCTCCAGGACAATTTGGACGTGGTGGTCTCCCTTGCTGAGAGGCATTATTACAACTGTGACTTCAAAATGTGCTACAAACTCACTTCCAT GGTGATGGTGAAAGACCCATTCCATGCCAACTGTTTACCTGTtcatataggaacactggtggaACTCAGCAAAGCAAATG AACTGTTTTACCTTTCGCACAGGCTTGTGGACTTGTATCCCAACAACCCA GTCTCTTGGTTTGCTGTGGGATGCTACTATCTAATGGTTGGTCACAAAAATGAACACGCGCGTAGATATCTCAG CAAGGCGACCACTCTGGAGCGGACGTACGGTCCGGCATGGATCGCCTACGGTCACTCGTTTGCAGTGGAGAGTGAACACGACCAGGCCATGGCTGCCTACTTCACTGCTGCTCAACTGATGAAGGG ATGTCATCTCCCCATGTTGTACATAGGGCTGGAGTACGGTCTTACAAACAACTCTAAACTGGCCGAGCGCTTCTTCAGCCAGGCCCTGAGCATAGCACCAGAAGACCCCTTTGTCATGCATGAGGTGGCCGTTGTGGCCTTTCAGAATGGaga CTGGAAAACAGCTGAGAAGTTGTTCCTGGACGCAATGGACAAGATCAAAGCCATTGGGAATGAG GTAACAGTGGACAAGTGGGAGCCACTCCTGAACAACCTGGGTCACGTATGTCGAAAACTGAA GAAGTATGTCCAGGCGTTGGAGTACCACCGTCAGGCCCTGGTTCTCATCCCCCAGCACGCGTCAACCTACTCCGCCATCGGATATGTGCACAGCCTCATGGGAGACTTCGAGAGCGCCATCGACTACTTCCACacg GCACTCGGTCTTAAGCGAGATGACACGTTTTCTGTGACAATGCTCGGCCACTGCATTGAGATGTACATTGGCGATACGGATGCCTACATAGGTAAAACTTCCTACATAG GAACGGACATAAAAGACAAAGTCCGTGGGACGCTGAGCACCCCGGGGTTGATGACGATGCTGAACACGTCGACGGAACCCAGTAACGCTCGAACCACGGTTCTTCTGGAGGAGAGCGGCATCATGGCCCTGGAGACGCCGCAGTCCAATCAGGACAAGGCCTCGTTGGACACGCCCCTGCGGAGCTCGCTGCCCCTGGAATGCAACATGTACGAGAGTGACATGATGCTCGAGACCTCGATGTCCGACACCAGCGCGTGA
- the cdc16 gene encoding cell division cycle protein 16 homolog isoform X1, with protein sequence MEEPTSKKLLDRSVKEENRIQESDWEMTPASINSSICLLRGKIYDAMDNRPLATSSYKEALKLDVYCFEAFDLLTSHHMLTAQEEKDFLDLLPLSQQCTEEEDKLLHFLFENKLKKYNKPSDMVVPEMVNGLQDNLDVVVSLAERHYYNCDFKMCYKLTSMVMVKDPFHANCLPVHIGTLVELSKANELFYLSHRLVDLYPNNPVSWFAVGCYYLMVGHKNEHARRYLSKATTLERTYGPAWIAYGHSFAVESEHDQAMAAYFTAAQLMKGCHLPMLYIGLEYGLTNNSKLAERFFSQALSIAPEDPFVMHEVAVVAFQNGDWKTAEKLFLDAMDKIKAIGNEVTVDKWEPLLNNLGHVCRKLKKYVQALEYHRQALVLIPQHASTYSAIGYVHSLMGDFESAIDYFHTALGLKRDDTFSVTMLGHCIEMYIGDTDAYIGKTSYIGTDIKDKVRGTLSTPGLMTMLNTSTEPSNARTTVLLEESGIMALETPQSNQDKASLDTPLRSSLPLECNMYESDMMLETSMSDTSA encoded by the exons ATGGAGGAGCCAACCAGCAAGAAGCTGCTGGACCGGAGTGTCAAAGAGGAGAACAGGATACAAGAGTCAGACTGGGAGATGACCCCTGCCTCT ATCAACAGTTCCATCTGCCTGTTGCGGGGGAAGATCTATGATGCCATGGACAACCGGCCTCTGGCCACGTCCAGCTACAAAGAGGCCTTGAAACTGGATGTGTACTGTTTTGAAGCCTTCGACCTTCTAACGTCCCACCACATGCTGACCGCTCAGGAAG AAAAGGACTTCCTGGACTTGCTTCCTTTGAGCCAACAGTGCACAGAGGAAGAAGACAAATTACTTCACTTCCTGTTTGAGAATAAATTGAAGAAG TATAACAAACCCAGTGATATGGTGGTCCCAGAGATGGTCAATGGTCTCCAGGACAATTTGGACGTGGTGGTCTCCCTTGCTGAGAGGCATTATTACAACTGTGACTTCAAAATGTGCTACAAACTCACTTCCAT GGTGATGGTGAAAGACCCATTCCATGCCAACTGTTTACCTGTtcatataggaacactggtggaACTCAGCAAAGCAAATG AACTGTTTTACCTTTCGCACAGGCTTGTGGACTTGTATCCCAACAACCCA GTCTCTTGGTTTGCTGTGGGATGCTACTATCTAATGGTTGGTCACAAAAATGAACACGCGCGTAGATATCTCAG CAAGGCGACCACTCTGGAGCGGACGTACGGTCCGGCATGGATCGCCTACGGTCACTCGTTTGCAGTGGAGAGTGAACACGACCAGGCCATGGCTGCCTACTTCACTGCTGCTCAACTGATGAAGGG ATGTCATCTCCCCATGTTGTACATAGGGCTGGAGTACGGTCTTACAAACAACTCTAAACTGGCCGAGCGCTTCTTCAGCCAGGCCCTGAGCATAGCACCAGAAGACCCCTTTGTCATGCATGAGGTGGCCGTTGTGGCCTTTCAGAATGGaga CTGGAAAACAGCTGAGAAGTTGTTCCTGGACGCAATGGACAAGATCAAAGCCATTGGGAATGAG GTAACAGTGGACAAGTGGGAGCCACTCCTGAACAACCTGGGTCACGTATGTCGAAAACTGAA GAAGTATGTCCAGGCGTTGGAGTACCACCGTCAGGCCCTGGTTCTCATCCCCCAGCACGCGTCAACCTACTCCGCCATCGGATATGTGCACAGCCTCATGGGAGACTTCGAGAGCGCCATCGACTACTTCCACacg GCACTCGGTCTTAAGCGAGATGACACGTTTTCTGTGACAATGCTCGGCCACTGCATTGAGATGTACATTGGCGATACGGATGCCTACATAGGTAAAACTTCCTACATAG GAACGGACATAAAAGACAAAGTCCGTGGGACGCTGAGCACCCCGGGGTTGATGACGATGCTGAACACGTCGACGGAACCCAGTAACGCTCGAACCACGGTTCTTCTGGAGGAGAGCGGCATCATGGCCCTGGAGACGCCGCAGTCCAATCAGGACAAGGCCTCGTTGGACACGCCCCTGCGGAGCTCGCTGCCCCTGGAATGCAACATGTACGAGAGTGACATGATGCTCGAGACCTCGATGTCCGACACCAGCGCGTGA
- the cdc16 gene encoding cell division cycle protein 16 homolog isoform X3, with translation MIAVLNKYLLFENSTWEHLLKETIDYQQYQSALFWADKIASLSHEDPQDIYWLAQCLYLTSQYHRASHALRSRKLDKLYGACQYLAARCHYAAKEFQQALDILDMEEPTSKKLLDRSVKEENRIQESDWEMTPASINSSICLLRGKIYDAMDNRPLATSSYKEALKLDVYCFEAFDLLTSHHMLTAQEEKDFLDLLPLSQQCTEEEDKLLHFLFENKLKKYNKPSDMVVPEMVNGLQDNLDVVVSLAERHYYNCDFKMCYKLTSMVMVKDPFHANCLPVHIGTLVELSKANELFYLSHRLVDLYPNNPVSWFAVGCYYLMVGHKNEHARRYLSKATTLERTYGPAWIAYGHSFAVESEHDQAMAAYFTAAQLMKGCHLPMLYIGLEYGLTNNSKLAERFFSQALSIAPEDPFVMHEVAVVAFQNGDWKTAEKLFLDAMDKIKAIGNEVTVDKWEPLLNNLGHVCRKLKKYVQALEYHRQALVLIPQHASTYSAIGYVHSLMGDFESAIDYFHTALGLKRDDTFSVTMLGHCIEMYIGDTDAYIGKTSYIGTDIKDKVRGTLSTPGLMTMLNTSTEPSNARTTVLLEESGIMALETPQSNQDKASLDTPLRSSLPLECNMYESDMMLETSMSDTSA, from the exons ATGATAGCAGTCTTGAACAAATATTTGCTATTTGAAAACAGTACCTGGGAACATCTGCTGAAGGAAACGATCGACTAT CAACAGTATCAAAGTGCTCTATTTTGGGCAGATAAGATTGCATCCCTGTCACATG AAGACCCCCAGGATATCTACTGGCTAGCACAGTGCCTTTACCTCACCTCTCAGTACCATAGAGCCTCCCATGCCCTCCGCTCACGTAAACTAGATAAG TTGTATGGCGCTTGTCAATATCTTGCTGCTAGGTGCCAC TATGCTGCCAAAGAGTTCCAGCAGGCTTTAGACATCCTGGACATGGAGGAGCCAACCAGCAAGAAGCTGCTGGACCGGAGTGTCAAAGAGGAGAACAGGATACAAGAGTCAGACTGGGAGATGACCCCTGCCTCT ATCAACAGTTCCATCTGCCTGTTGCGGGGGAAGATCTATGATGCCATGGACAACCGGCCTCTGGCCACGTCCAGCTACAAAGAGGCCTTGAAACTGGATGTGTACTGTTTTGAAGCCTTCGACCTTCTAACGTCCCACCACATGCTGACCGCTCAGGAAG AAAAGGACTTCCTGGACTTGCTTCCTTTGAGCCAACAGTGCACAGAGGAAGAAGACAAATTACTTCACTTCCTGTTTGAGAATAAATTGAAGAAG TATAACAAACCCAGTGATATGGTGGTCCCAGAGATGGTCAATGGTCTCCAGGACAATTTGGACGTGGTGGTCTCCCTTGCTGAGAGGCATTATTACAACTGTGACTTCAAAATGTGCTACAAACTCACTTCCAT GGTGATGGTGAAAGACCCATTCCATGCCAACTGTTTACCTGTtcatataggaacactggtggaACTCAGCAAAGCAAATG AACTGTTTTACCTTTCGCACAGGCTTGTGGACTTGTATCCCAACAACCCA GTCTCTTGGTTTGCTGTGGGATGCTACTATCTAATGGTTGGTCACAAAAATGAACACGCGCGTAGATATCTCAG CAAGGCGACCACTCTGGAGCGGACGTACGGTCCGGCATGGATCGCCTACGGTCACTCGTTTGCAGTGGAGAGTGAACACGACCAGGCCATGGCTGCCTACTTCACTGCTGCTCAACTGATGAAGGG ATGTCATCTCCCCATGTTGTACATAGGGCTGGAGTACGGTCTTACAAACAACTCTAAACTGGCCGAGCGCTTCTTCAGCCAGGCCCTGAGCATAGCACCAGAAGACCCCTTTGTCATGCATGAGGTGGCCGTTGTGGCCTTTCAGAATGGaga CTGGAAAACAGCTGAGAAGTTGTTCCTGGACGCAATGGACAAGATCAAAGCCATTGGGAATGAG GTAACAGTGGACAAGTGGGAGCCACTCCTGAACAACCTGGGTCACGTATGTCGAAAACTGAA GAAGTATGTCCAGGCGTTGGAGTACCACCGTCAGGCCCTGGTTCTCATCCCCCAGCACGCGTCAACCTACTCCGCCATCGGATATGTGCACAGCCTCATGGGAGACTTCGAGAGCGCCATCGACTACTTCCACacg GCACTCGGTCTTAAGCGAGATGACACGTTTTCTGTGACAATGCTCGGCCACTGCATTGAGATGTACATTGGCGATACGGATGCCTACATAGGTAAAACTTCCTACATAG GAACGGACATAAAAGACAAAGTCCGTGGGACGCTGAGCACCCCGGGGTTGATGACGATGCTGAACACGTCGACGGAACCCAGTAACGCTCGAACCACGGTTCTTCTGGAGGAGAGCGGCATCATGGCCCTGGAGACGCCGCAGTCCAATCAGGACAAGGCCTCGTTGGACACGCCCCTGCGGAGCTCGCTGCCCCTGGAATGCAACATGTACGAGAGTGACATGATGCTCGAGACCTCGATGTCCGACACCAGCGCGTGA
- the cdc16 gene encoding cell division cycle protein 16 homolog isoform X4: MNLDRLRKRVRHYIDQQQYQSALFWADKIASLSHEDPQDIYWLAQCLYLTSQYHRASHALRSRKLDKLYGACQYLAARCHYAAKEFQQALDILDMEEPTSKKLLDRSVKEENRIQESDWEMTPASINSSICLLRGKIYDAMDNRPLATSSYKEALKLDVYCFEAFDLLTSHHMLTAQEEKDFLDLLPLSQQCTEEEDKLLHFLFENKLKKYNKPSDMVVPEMVNGLQDNLDVVVSLAERHYYNCDFKMCYKLTSMVMVKDPFHANCLPVHIGTLVELSKANELFYLSHRLVDLYPNNPVSWFAVGCYYLMVGHKNEHARRYLSKATTLERTYGPAWIAYGHSFAVESEHDQAMAAYFTAAQLMKGCHLPMLYIGLEYGLTNNSKLAERFFSQALSIAPEDPFVMHEVAVVAFQNGDWKTAEKLFLDAMDKIKAIGNEVTVDKWEPLLNNLGHVCRKLKKYVQALEYHRQALVLIPQHASTYSAIGYVHSLMGDFESAIDYFHTALGLKRDDTFSVTMLGHCIEMYIGDTDAYIGKTSYIGTDIKDKVRGTLSTPGLMTMLNTSTEPSNARTTVLLEESGIMALETPQSNQDKASLDTPLRSSLPLECNMYESDMMLETSMSDTSA; the protein is encoded by the exons ATGAATCTCGACAGACTTCGAAAACGTGTACGACACTACATTGATCAG CAACAGTATCAAAGTGCTCTATTTTGGGCAGATAAGATTGCATCCCTGTCACATG AAGACCCCCAGGATATCTACTGGCTAGCACAGTGCCTTTACCTCACCTCTCAGTACCATAGAGCCTCCCATGCCCTCCGCTCACGTAAACTAGATAAG TTGTATGGCGCTTGTCAATATCTTGCTGCTAGGTGCCAC TATGCTGCCAAAGAGTTCCAGCAGGCTTTAGACATCCTGGACATGGAGGAGCCAACCAGCAAGAAGCTGCTGGACCGGAGTGTCAAAGAGGAGAACAGGATACAAGAGTCAGACTGGGAGATGACCCCTGCCTCT ATCAACAGTTCCATCTGCCTGTTGCGGGGGAAGATCTATGATGCCATGGACAACCGGCCTCTGGCCACGTCCAGCTACAAAGAGGCCTTGAAACTGGATGTGTACTGTTTTGAAGCCTTCGACCTTCTAACGTCCCACCACATGCTGACCGCTCAGGAAG AAAAGGACTTCCTGGACTTGCTTCCTTTGAGCCAACAGTGCACAGAGGAAGAAGACAAATTACTTCACTTCCTGTTTGAGAATAAATTGAAGAAG TATAACAAACCCAGTGATATGGTGGTCCCAGAGATGGTCAATGGTCTCCAGGACAATTTGGACGTGGTGGTCTCCCTTGCTGAGAGGCATTATTACAACTGTGACTTCAAAATGTGCTACAAACTCACTTCCAT GGTGATGGTGAAAGACCCATTCCATGCCAACTGTTTACCTGTtcatataggaacactggtggaACTCAGCAAAGCAAATG AACTGTTTTACCTTTCGCACAGGCTTGTGGACTTGTATCCCAACAACCCA GTCTCTTGGTTTGCTGTGGGATGCTACTATCTAATGGTTGGTCACAAAAATGAACACGCGCGTAGATATCTCAG CAAGGCGACCACTCTGGAGCGGACGTACGGTCCGGCATGGATCGCCTACGGTCACTCGTTTGCAGTGGAGAGTGAACACGACCAGGCCATGGCTGCCTACTTCACTGCTGCTCAACTGATGAAGGG ATGTCATCTCCCCATGTTGTACATAGGGCTGGAGTACGGTCTTACAAACAACTCTAAACTGGCCGAGCGCTTCTTCAGCCAGGCCCTGAGCATAGCACCAGAAGACCCCTTTGTCATGCATGAGGTGGCCGTTGTGGCCTTTCAGAATGGaga CTGGAAAACAGCTGAGAAGTTGTTCCTGGACGCAATGGACAAGATCAAAGCCATTGGGAATGAG GTAACAGTGGACAAGTGGGAGCCACTCCTGAACAACCTGGGTCACGTATGTCGAAAACTGAA GAAGTATGTCCAGGCGTTGGAGTACCACCGTCAGGCCCTGGTTCTCATCCCCCAGCACGCGTCAACCTACTCCGCCATCGGATATGTGCACAGCCTCATGGGAGACTTCGAGAGCGCCATCGACTACTTCCACacg GCACTCGGTCTTAAGCGAGATGACACGTTTTCTGTGACAATGCTCGGCCACTGCATTGAGATGTACATTGGCGATACGGATGCCTACATAGGTAAAACTTCCTACATAG GAACGGACATAAAAGACAAAGTCCGTGGGACGCTGAGCACCCCGGGGTTGATGACGATGCTGAACACGTCGACGGAACCCAGTAACGCTCGAACCACGGTTCTTCTGGAGGAGAGCGGCATCATGGCCCTGGAGACGCCGCAGTCCAATCAGGACAAGGCCTCGTTGGACACGCCCCTGCGGAGCTCGCTGCCCCTGGAATGCAACATGTACGAGAGTGACATGATGCTCGAGACCTCGATGTCCGACACCAGCGCGTGA